In Candidatus Babeliales bacterium, the following proteins share a genomic window:
- a CDS encoding FKBP-type peptidyl-prolyl cis-trans isomerase, with the protein MKRLCLIMVIMIAPILLIGCGQPMKTEQTTSNQHEGKIQMSRTKTPSGLEYEIIKEGTGASPVVGKKVTVHYTGWLDDNGKPGTKFDSSVDRGEPFGFVIGVGYVIAGWDEGVESMKVGEKRRLFIPSKLGYGARGAGRSIPPHADLIFDVELISVG; encoded by the coding sequence ATGAAAAGACTTTGCTTAATCATGGTTATTATGATTGCGCCAATTTTGCTTATTGGTTGCGGGCAGCCAATGAAAACTGAACAAACTACTAGTAATCAACATGAAGGGAAAATACAGATGAGTCGAACAAAAACACCATCGGGATTAGAGTACGAAATTATAAAAGAGGGAACCGGCGCGTCGCCGGTAGTTGGCAAAAAGGTGACTGTTCATTACACCGGTTGGCTTGATGACAATGGTAAGCCCGGCACAAAGTTTGATAGTAGCGTGGATCGTGGCGAGCCGTTTGGCTTCGTAATTGGTGTTGGCTACGTTATCGCGGGATGGGATGAGGGCGTAGAGTCGATGAAAGTTGGCGAAAAGCGCCGCCTATTTATTCCATCGAAATTGGGTTACGGAGCTCGCGGTGCTGGACGATCCATTCCGCCGCATGCTGATTTAATTTTTGATGTTGAACTTATCAGCGTTGGATAA
- a CDS encoding NADPH-dependent FMN reductase — protein sequence MSKTLYTIITSALGILAIVLIDSVIIPAMKAGQKKEYIIISDHIEPRSVVNSLIKEISKQLRDQASENNVKKRDVKVTVVDLSTLNLPTMNAAVSPAQAPIEDKSVKQWGQMINSADGIIFVVPNYNQGYPAIFKNSIDLIWEPWHTKPVALIGYSLSGEEGENLVHSFGDVLTITKTEQVKPALYLPNVTHHSLMNAQQERELRELFDTLIKSSHSGNFITRIKNAVSSTVMRMLLKFTN from the coding sequence ATGAGCAAAACTTTATATACTATTATAACGAGCGCGCTGGGCATTCTGGCGATTGTATTAATTGATTCGGTCATTATCCCGGCGATGAAAGCTGGCCAGAAAAAAGAATATATTATTATTTCCGATCACATAGAACCTCGCTCAGTTGTTAATTCTCTAATCAAAGAAATTTCCAAGCAGTTGCGTGATCAAGCCTCTGAAAACAACGTGAAAAAGCGGGATGTTAAAGTTACCGTCGTAGATTTGTCGACCCTTAATTTGCCAACAATGAATGCAGCGGTTTCTCCTGCGCAAGCGCCAATCGAAGATAAGTCGGTTAAACAATGGGGCCAAATGATAAATTCTGCCGATGGCATTATTTTCGTAGTACCAAACTATAACCAAGGATATCCAGCTATTTTCAAAAATAGTATCGATTTGATTTGGGAGCCGTGGCACACCAAACCAGTTGCGCTTATCGGTTATTCTCTTTCCGGAGAAGAAGGGGAAAATCTTGTACATTCGTTCGGGGATGTTTTAACCATTACTAAAACTGAGCAAGTAAAGCCTGCATTGTATTTACCGAATGTAACGCACCACAGTTTAATGAATGCACAGCAAGAAAGAGAGCTGAGAGAACTTTTTGATACGCTTATCAAATCTTCGCATAGCGGTAATTTTATAACAAGAATTAAGAACGCGGTATCAAGCACCGTTATGCGCATGCTTTTAAAGTTTACGAATTAA
- a CDS encoding SET domain-containing protein: MKLRLFGLLSLILNVNVFCEESPTKINEFSFILKPSSIAGVGIFAAHDIIKGTKINFFPADYQHRMISKKDIPEEFLKYCVAKTEEIWIAPHRFDHMEIAWYLNHSVDPNIKRTEPGSCYSLRDIEKGEEILINYNDFNEPENAKEEYFKPEELQ, from the coding sequence ATGAAATTGAGATTATTTGGATTGCTTTCTTTAATCTTGAATGTAAACGTTTTTTGTGAGGAATCTCCTACCAAAATAAATGAATTCTCATTTATTTTAAAACCTTCGTCGATTGCGGGAGTTGGCATCTTTGCAGCTCATGATATTATAAAAGGAACAAAAATAAATTTCTTTCCTGCAGATTATCAGCATCGAATGATCTCCAAAAAAGATATCCCTGAGGAGTTTTTGAAATATTGCGTTGCCAAAACGGAAGAAATATGGATAGCTCCACATAGATTTGATCATATGGAAATTGCTTGGTATTTAAACCATTCTGTAGATCCTAATATCAAACGAACTGAGCCGGGAAGCTGTTATAGTTTAAGAGATATTGAAAAAGGTGAAGAAATTCTCATTAACTATAATGATTTTAATGAGCCAGAAAATGCGAAAGAAGAATATTTTAAGCCCGAAGAATTGCAGTAA
- a CDS encoding NAD(P)H-dependent oxidoreductase, whose protein sequence is MMRNNKLIFTIFIFLSFYQPYSLGKEMPIVLLVLGSERKKRMAEPLSKAIAALVDKSKVNLRIVDLQEYALPFIDLQNPQRDENMKRWAREVQDADALILLIPNYNDGYSATIKNAIDVLVDEGKNKIAGLISYAGGYGSTNPITSLSPCLKSIGIEPLADSYVVIPFISSVLTGDNTFKKNEVSDEIKKMLLNMYKKLGVA, encoded by the coding sequence ATGATGCGGAATAATAAATTAATTTTTACTATTTTTATCTTCTTGTCGTTCTATCAGCCTTATTCGTTGGGTAAGGAAATGCCAATCGTGCTCCTTGTTCTTGGCAGTGAGCGCAAAAAAAGAATGGCTGAGCCGCTTTCAAAAGCGATTGCAGCGCTCGTCGATAAATCAAAAGTGAATCTGCGTATTGTCGATTTACAAGAATACGCTCTTCCTTTTATTGATCTTCAAAATCCGCAAAGAGATGAAAATATGAAGCGATGGGCGCGTGAAGTGCAGGATGCGGATGCGCTTATTCTGTTAATTCCAAATTATAATGATGGCTATTCGGCTACCATTAAAAATGCGATCGACGTACTTGTTGATGAGGGAAAGAATAAAATCGCTGGCTTAATTAGTTATGCTGGTGGCTACGGTAGCACAAATCCGATCACAAGTTTATCGCCGTGCCTTAAATCAATCGGTATTGAACCACTTGCCGATTCGTACGTGGTCATACCATTTATTTCGAGTGTTCTTACAGGCGATAATACATTTAAAAAAAATGAAGTAAGCGATGAAATAAAAAAAATGTTATTGAATATGTATAAAAAATTAGGAGTCGCATGA
- the msrB gene encoding peptide-methionine (R)-S-oxide reductase MsrB, which produces MALDQKTEKATFAGGCFWCMVAPFEKLQGVVSVVAGYAGGIGENPTYQDYAKKGYVEAVQIQFDPNKVSYSQVLDLFWRQIDPTDSGGQFADRGQHYRTAIFYHTSEQKKEAELSKERLGASGKFQEKIVTEIIPFTNFYLAEQYHQQFYKKNPEHYKSYAQNSGREPFLKKMWNQDTELSKKLTPLQYDVIKCGGTEPAFNNEYWNNKEAGIYVDRISGEPLFSSLDKYDSGTGWPSFTKPLESNNIRERDDNSLFMPRTEVVSAKGGSHLGHVFPDGPQPTGLRYCMNSAALRFIPVKDLEKEGYGAYLSLFKNR; this is translated from the coding sequence ATGGCACTGGATCAAAAGACAGAAAAAGCTACTTTTGCGGGTGGCTGTTTTTGGTGCATGGTCGCACCATTTGAAAAGTTGCAGGGAGTTGTTTCGGTTGTTGCAGGATACGCGGGAGGGATAGGTGAAAATCCTACGTATCAAGATTATGCAAAGAAAGGATATGTGGAAGCAGTCCAAATTCAGTTTGATCCAAACAAAGTAAGCTATTCCCAAGTGCTCGATTTGTTTTGGCGGCAAATCGATCCAACCGATTCTGGCGGGCAATTTGCAGATCGTGGGCAGCATTATAGAACGGCGATTTTTTATCACACATCAGAACAAAAAAAAGAGGCTGAATTGTCAAAAGAACGGCTCGGCGCTTCAGGTAAGTTTCAAGAAAAAATTGTTACAGAAATTATTCCCTTTACCAATTTTTATTTAGCTGAACAATATCATCAGCAATTTTATAAAAAAAATCCGGAGCACTATAAATCGTACGCACAAAATTCTGGTCGTGAACCATTTTTAAAAAAAATGTGGAATCAGGATACTGAGTTATCAAAAAAATTAACGCCTTTACAATATGATGTCATTAAGTGTGGCGGCACTGAGCCCGCATTTAATAACGAATATTGGAATAATAAAGAGGCAGGCATTTATGTGGATCGCATTTCTGGAGAACCACTTTTTAGCTCTCTTGATAAATATGATTCTGGAACTGGATGGCCGAGTTTTACCAAACCACTCGAATCGAATAACATTCGTGAGCGAGATGATAATTCGCTCTTCATGCCGCGTACAGAAGTTGTGAGCGCCAAAGGTGGGTCGCACCTTGGCCACGTTTTTCCTGACGGCCCGCAGCCAACAGGTTTGCGTTATTGTATGAATTCTGCAGCACTTCGTTTCATTCCGGTAAAAGATCTAGAAAAAGAAGGATATGGTGCCTATCTTTCATTGTTTAAAAATAGATGA